In Aspergillus nidulans FGSC A4 chromosome II, the genomic stretch TTATGCTACTATAGCGCGGCCAGAGAATTAGGTGCATGGAGCTCAGAATTATCATCATTTTTGCCCCTGATTCTGAGTGGCGATCATGTCGCCATATACTACGGGAGTGTAGGTGTCCTAAGAACTATAGTGCATCAATTACGACCGTTGTTTGTTAGGTACAATAGCAGCTAACGGTATTTTTAGGGTTGTCCCGCTTTCGTGCCCCCTAtattgaaggagaaggtgacGCATTGTTCAACTAAGGCTGAAGATCTTGTACAATCTTCGGTGATAACGCAAGATACTACCATAAAAACGATAAGATTTGCTTTGATCACAAAGATCACGGAGCCGCTGGTTTCAAATATCTTCCCCTAACACTTCCGCTCAGGAACCGACCAGGACCAGCGGTCTCAGAGAGTGTTCTGGTCAATTCTTCATCTTGCTGGGATGATAGCAGGGTCGGGTCGGAGCGTGGGAAAGAGGCCGCCCTTGCCCAGAAGATCCTGGACATTGTTCCAACCAGATGTTACTCAAGTCTGCAGCCCACAACATTGGGGTCATGTCTGGGCAGCCCTGGAACCCTTGAGCCCAAAAAGTGGCTCGCCTATTGGGACCCTCTCGAGCCTATCTTTCCTATGCGTGAGGGTTCAGAGGCCGTCTTCAAGCCGCCTCAGTCTGGCGATGGGTTGGAGTTCGTCTTGAAAATGCGGGCACCCacccttttccctcttcGCAGCTTGTTTGAGATACAGTGATATCCTCAGGTTATTACCTTGATTTAAACTGCCGAATATGCTCGGGATCCCCACTCTTGAgctcgaagccgaagcggcgGAAGATAGGGAAatttggaagaagatgtgAAGAGGTACAAGACGGTGGCTGCTAGCGTTCCCTAGGCTCTGTACAGCAATGATTTAAAGCTCCAAGGTTGAAAAGAAAGCACCTACTGTAGTGCAAGCAGGACATTGGTCGAAGGAGCAAGTTATCGCACAATTCCGCTCGTTTTAGTATTTGAGGTTTCGCAAGCTGCTTTTTGGTGTCATTTTGGAGGTTGCGACTATAGCtgtttatatatattgtaTCTGTCGGcaactttttcttcatgACCACTACTTTCCAGAAATTCTAAAAGTTCAAGTTAGTCGAGTATCCCGAAGAATGGTCAATTGCTTCCTACCACATAAGTTTCCTCTAACTGACTGCGAACACAGAGTGCAGTAGGAAGCCGAGCCTAAAACGGACGAGACGTCACTTTAAGTACCAGGGTGGAGTTCCGCCCGCCGCTCTCCCTCCGCATTCAACAGAAAAAAGtcaacatcaccgccagcAGCCACAGCACGCCAATACTGGAAAATGAACCACAGAGTTCTGTGACTCGAGGGCAACAATCAAACGCACGCGTAGGCAGGAATTGCCGCGTCTCTGTTCTGCCGGTCCTCACTTCTATGCCGGCGCAAATCATCGACGgaaggagaacaagaaagcTCCAGAAGAACGCCAGTACTTTGGACGCGTCGCGCCTCATCCACCGCAATGAATAATAACAGCAAACAAATACCTGTCGGCGATGCGGATACCGATAATAACGAGGCCGAGACCTATTCCCTCCTCATGTCCTACCCCGAAGAACTCGACTCACTATGCCGTCCTTGGTCTTCCCCGCGACCCTCCGCCTACAGACGGCGCAATCCGCTCCGCCTACCGGACGCTCACGTTAAGTTTCCACCCTGATAAGCAGCACGCCAGAACTGCAGGATGCGGCGAAGCAGCAGTTTGAGCGCATCCGCGAGGCGTATGACACCCTTATTGATCCGAAGAAGAGAGTCGTGTATGATCTATTGGGCGCGGAGGGGGTTCGCAGGGAATGGGGCGTTCATGGAGCGATGGGACGTGGTGGCGAGGCGGAgagacaggagaagcagggaCAAGTCGGAGTCAAGACGATGAAGCCGGAAGAGTTCCGGAGGTGGTTTCTAGAATCGATGAAGAACAGAGAGCGCGCGGTGCTTAATTCTTTGGTTAGAAGTAAGGTATGCTACGCTGAATACCCGTCCAAATGTCCTGTTGTACTAGTTCTTCTGGAATTGTTTTGTGCTTTGCATGTTGTGGTGCTTGATCTGACGGCTTAAAAGGGATCTTTGATTGTGGGCGTTGATGCTAGGGATATGATTTCGGTGAATGAGCGCGAGGGCGAAGTATACTTAGAGATTCCTTCGGCGAAATTGTCGAGCTTCGCGGTGCGGTACTCATTTGTCACGCCCTTTCCGACGCTACGGACTGGTAtgggagaggatgagaggGAGGGTGCTGAGAGCGAAGTcggggaagaagaggaacaaAAAGCTAGCCAGAGTCCAGAGTTGGAGATATATGCTGGTGTTGCAGGCGGGTTTCAACGCCTCTTCAACAAAGTCGAACTGGAAtgggaagatggcgaaaCGGAGCTTCGAGAGGTAACGTCTGGGTGTTCGTTTAGCTGAGTGCGATTTACCACTGACAAAATTACAAGGTACCTCTCCCTTTAATCTTAAGTACACAAAATGTCACCCTTGGAGCGAGCACCAGCCGAGTACTCAGCGATCCTAATCCCAAGGGCATCCTTAAGAGATGGCCGTTCTCGCTCTTCCAGGACACGCTTGTCAGCGTCGAAGCTACCGCTTTACCG encodes the following:
- a CDS encoding uncharacterized protein (transcript_id=CADANIAT00004220), whose product is MSPYTTGVNRPGPAVSESVLVNSSSCWDDSRVGSERGKEAALAQKILDIVPTRCYSSLQPTTLGSCLGSPGTLEPKKWLAYWDPLEPIFPMREGSEAVFKPPQSGDGLEFVLKMRAPTLFPLRSLFEIQ